DNA from Prunus persica cultivar Lovell chromosome G6, Prunus_persica_NCBIv2, whole genome shotgun sequence:
TGTCTCATGGGCGAAGAAGTTAACAGATGAACAAGTAGTATTTTTTACAAATACAGCTTCTTTCCTAGACCAAGATGGATGGTTGGCAAAACAACCGAATTAAGCCCTTATAATTAATCCCTTATTAAGCAAACTAATTTAATCCAATTAGTTTTCggtctgatatatatatatatatatatatatatatatatatataggtgtaATATGAATGGAATATGAAAGGAATAAAGTTGGTGTATGGTATGTTAAGTCaacatatttcctttttacATGTATATTGTTGTGACCGAATTCACAAATGATATCCATGTAATTTAGTCATCAGATTTCCACTGATCAGGTCTTCACACTCTTCTAATTTTGATAAATATTCCTTGGGGTTGTCTCAAAATGTGCACTTTAAACTTTTGTGCAAAACGCATCCGGAAAAATGCAGGGAAGAGCAAGTGTAAACAACTTGTCACACGTTAATGAACTAATCGAGCACATCTTTCCAAAACCAGACGCAGAGTAATGTGCTCGATTCAAtttgccaaaacaaaattgttttcccCAGCTCTCAAACTCTTTAATCTCTGTCTATATAAGATGAACAAATTGTGTTCTAATTAACTAGACCAAGAAAATAGTGATTTGGATGCACAGCAATATGTCAACAATACTTGCTCTTCTCCTAGTTTTCTTGAGTGCTTTGAATGCACAACCCGACATTTCAAGAACCATCCTAGTTGATAAGAGAGGTGGAGGGAATTTTACAACACTGAAACAAGCCATCGACTCTATCCCATCAAACAACTTATTGTGGACCCGCATAACCACGGTGTTTATGTGTAAGAACTAAgttccatattattttttcttgctttGTTTAACTTGTTAGcctttttaatgaaaattcccTTTAGTTTAgacccaaaataaataaataaacagttgcatattttttcttagttttttattttcgccTTGTACGATAAATTTGAAACCTAATCATACgacatttttcatatatagTGAAAAAATTGTGATCCCTAAAGACAAACCCTACATAATTCTTCAAGGAGACCTTAAATATCCTAGCGTGGTTGAATATGGAGATGGTGGCAACGTTGTGGAAAGTCCTACATTCAAATTGGAAGCAGATAATTTTGTGGCTCGGAATATAGTTTTCAAGGTTAGcctaaatataatttttttctaccATACgcttataatatttataactTTATTAATATAATCTTTTgtactgaaaaaaaataaaattgagcaATGGTCACCTTTTTATTAATATAGTCACGTTTTTCCGTGTCTAAGGGTAGTAGAGTTGATCTGGTTGACTGACACAActaatttataatatattatggTTTTCACTTAAATCATTATTTATATCATCAACCCATATTGGGCATAAACCAAGTCTAATTTCCAGACATAATACATAAAGTAAAAGCATAAACTTAATAATTTACACTAGTaccagaaaatgaagaaattaaattttttttacaacaaGGGATAAAAAGGGGAGGTGGTTCAGAGGTTCAGAGTGAAGGCCTTGATGTCGGCGTCTGTTGGGCTTCACCGTGGTTGTCACAGAGATAAAACCAAGTTCTGAAAAGAAGAGTcccacaaaaaatttcaaattgagAAACTACACAAACATCTCAGAAATCATTCCAGAAATTAAACCCACAGGAGGATTTGGGTACTTACTAAGAGGCCCCACTTACTAATTAGGCAGAGATGAGATGATAGAGGAAGGAAGAGAACTGAAATGATGAATGAGTACATTGAAAGAAGAGCTCATTATTAACCATTCCcttataaaatagaaaatttccAATATCATATCAgcttttcaatattttttaaaagaaaagtactgtaaattatttgtttgtgtttatcCTTAAACTGATAAATAATTTTGGTTCTAATGATGACAGAATACATATAACCGTCCCAATAatggaaagaaaattattCAGGCACCTGCGGCTTCGCTTACGGGCGACAAAGCAAGCTTTTATCATTGTAAGTTCATTAGTGTGCAAGACACATTGCATGATGGTCTTGGTCGTCACTATTTCAATGACTGCTTTGTCGAAGGTGCCATAGACTTTATTTGGGGCAACGGCCAGTCTATTTACGAGGTTAAAAATTCCTACcctttttcataattaatcCTTTAGTTTTTCATACCACTTACGAACATTTTCTAAACCTACTTGTATTTACATTCTGTTCTGTTTGCAGAAATGCAAGATAATATCTGTAACAGACAGAATAGGCCGAGCTGGTTTTATCACAGCGCAGGGTAGAAGTGCCGCAAATGAACCTACTGGTTATGTATTCAACGATTGCCATGTAAATGGAACAGGCCCTATATTTTTAGGAAGACCATACAGAAATTACTCAAGAGTGGTGTTTGCCTCCACGTACATGGAAAATATTATTACCCCGGAGGGTTGGTCCGAGTGGCTAACTGGTCCTctgtaagtttttttctttctttttctttttcatctttgaagaggatattaaaactatgaaagagattacaatttatttaattctttcttttaaacaCTATTTTACAGGAATTTAACCACATTCTCAGAAGTGAATTGCAAAGGACCTGGAGCAGACATGTCTCGTCGTGTATCATGGGAGAAGAAATTATCGACTGAGGAAGTCGCATACTTCACAACCACAGCGTCTTTCATAGACAAAGAGGGATGGTTGGAAAAGCAACCGAAATAAGGCCTTTGTATAACCCCTTGAGCAAGCTAAAACAATAGAGGCCACTTACTAATAATGATCAATCCTTTTATTGGGTGTAAAATTTCTTGTCAATGGAATAATATACACATTTATTCACAAGTTATGTGGTCTTAGTTtgaatgcatatatatatttcacagCTTTTCCTCTCCTAGACATTTTCTTTCAAGCCCCTCTCTCTCATCGCCATTTATACATCTGTCTATCTGCATCCACACCATCCTCACCTTCTCTGTGATCTCAGGTGCAATCTGTCTGCTATAAAGTTTGCTTAAAACGAGCAATCGAAGCCCCATTACATCTGCTTCCATCATGTCCAAGCAGTATGAACGAAAGGTCATGCCTTTGAAAACAGCCAAATTTTCCATGCATTCGCATTTAGCCACAATTTATTTGCCATTCTTTTAACTCCTTCTTCAAGGATTTGTGGGCCAGGTAGAAGACTTGTGCCAATTAaccatttctttctttaatcaCTAACATCAATAAATTTAATATACATATTGATTGAAAGGAAAGTTCAAAGAAGGAGTCCAATTCTCCTCTTACCAAATCGCATGTGCCCAGCCTGTTTCCCTCCTAGCTTTTTGACACGTGACAGACAACTTACAGCTCTTCTAACCCTGTTAACTCTGTTAAGtccatttgtttttattaataacaaaaaatataaattaaaatatgcgTTTTATCCTCCATTTTTACTGTCTCGTCCACACAAACTCTTCCATTTTCGTCCTCATTGGACTGCAAACCCACCTCCATCTACACATCCATAAGCTTCTTCATCAGGTCCCCTCCATAAGCTACTTCCTCTCTGCCCAAAACACAATTTCAAGGATGCAACTCATGGCTGCCACTCTAGTTGGCAAGTCTTCAGAGCACAAGAGGCTTATATTTCTTGGGATTTCTCCCTTGATGTCCTCAACTAAAGCGGTTCTGATAATTTTGACTAGTCCAGTAAGGACTTGAATCGAACCAGATGAACCCATTTGAATTAAAGCTTTAACAATCGGACCCATCAGCACCAATCCCACAAAAACgtccttattgaatttaaatatGCCAAGAACAACAAGAGCAGCTTAGTCTCGGACCCAATTTGAACATATTGAGTCACAAACTGTAAATTCAAGCAAAGAAAATACCCCCTTTGTTTGACATGTCTTTTTTGGGTAgtattttgctttatatatagagaAGTATGGATAATACATGTTGGCTGAAAAATTGTGATTTATAAAAGTGTtggatatatatttcaattagGGAGgctttacatttattttaggggttaatcgttttattagtccctgaatTTAGATCCGATTTATATTTGAgtacttcaatttcttaaatagTTCCTGTGGTCTTTCAACTTTAGTTTcattaggacaaatggtcctgccgtcaattttgttaacttttctgttaaatacaggggtaaaatgatatttttgtatcaaaattgattaaaatataaataaaaaattaaaattaaactctctctctccccctctatcCTGATTTCTACTCTccccaaacttttttttttttgagttttttatttgattttcttttattgttattttaaagatataattttttattcaattttttttttaaatatataaaaaaaatatcattttgcccctgtatttaacagaaaaagttaacaaaattgaggGCTGGACCATTTGTCCAAacgaaactaaaattaaaggaccacgggaaccattttgaaaattgaggtactcaaatgcaaatcggatcaaaattcagggactaataaaacgattaacccttTGTTTGGGATTGTGGATGAATTTTGGTTTAATGGTAGGAAACCAATTAAGGCAATTGATGTATcactacccaaaaaaaagtggCAATAATTACTATTATTTAATGACATTTGGTGACTAAAGCCTTTAGTGGTATGTTACTATTTTGCCAAGaagccattttctttttcaaaagaaaattcttagTATATGGTATGTTTTTATGGTGAATGTATGTTATGTACTTGTATCATTTTTAGTTGGGTAAGTcttatgttatttttatttgagacatttaataaaaaaattattaaaattatattaatttaattatagcaAACGAAACACAAAAACATTCTCCGCGACGAAATATCTCGATCTTGGCGACCAAATAATTCAACATTTTAGATAAAAACTTGGAACTAGACAAATCTTCCACGACCaaatttttattacaaaaatgATGTCTATTGTTCAGTTTTGAGCAAACaactaaagttaaaaaataataatgataacAACAGTACTCCAATGAAAACAAATGCTTATAAACAGAAGTGATGAAATAATTTGCTTGAATGTCGCACACAGGGTTCGAACTCCTCCCGCTTCTAATTTCTAAGCCTCTTAACCACCACGCTAGCCATTACTTTGTGATTAGTATCTATCGAATCTTTATTTATAACTCTTCCAAGTTGTTTcgcaaaatataaaataattacttATTGTTCTATATTGTTgatcaaatatttaattacttaatataatttatttctttcctaTTTAATCCATTTAATGTTAttgcttattttattatttattataagtACTTACATTACTAAATTCTCCTTCAAATTGTtgcttaattacttaaatctctataatcattttctttatttcctatttaattcttctttggataactttatttatgttcttagttaattttcaatcttcactattattttttaagcatGGTAAAGTGCTTAATTTTCATGACAAATCAAGTTGGTTTAcgtctttaattatttttcaatttttgataaattataaatataagaacGTGTACCATGTCATGATGTCCAGTGAATAACTTGAAATAAAGTTACTCATGCATCTTACCATGCAActtataaagtgtaaaatattgtagtaaaaatgataaataaattactagagggtgtttaattttctttcattaattactctAGATTTTGTAAGTCATAGAGTTTGTCAGCTCgcaatataatcaacttaaatcactcAAACATgctatgcaatgcatttccttccaatctTTTGTGTTAAAATAATAGatgattgactaaataaactttttaaaaagtttcattaaaaattttcatgtatttatcacaatttccgtggtttttatccaatttttatcgatatcgatattttcccgatatttccatcgataTTTCCGTGTTTTTGAACCACCGATATTTCCGAAACTCTTGATATTTAAGACCTTGGGTCTAATGGGTTGGGTTGGCTCGTGGCCCGTTGCGGGCCGTGCCGGCTCGTTTAAAGCCCATTTACCAAATTATACTTGTgtttagagaaaaataatacataatattattacatttatatcttaaattcaagtctatttattttttctaataatatatattaaaatttaatgttttctttatatatataaaataataattttgtttttcaagtttcaatttttaaaactcaTATAATAATCTAGCcatgttttatttaaatgtactttaaataaatttattgacctcttttttttgtaaataaagttattgacctttttttattatttaaatgtactAATAAAGTTATagtaaaattttttttttttttaaacaaaaggaaatgtaagtggacaaaatgggagtgagaaaatcattACCCATAATAAATCTTATTAGTATATACATAattgtaaaaaatatttagatgaagttgtaaaaaacttacccaaaaaaaatgcaatacatAAGTCAAATTTGGTGTGAGCCCATATTGGCTCGTTTAGTGGTCTGGCCTGAGCCCATATGGGCTCGGACTGGgattaatgatttttctaaATTAGTGGTCCCCTATCTGGCtcgtttattaaatgggtcGACCTGACCGGACAAGCcccgtttgacacctctagTCAACgttgaatttttgaaaaaacaggTGGTGTAAAAGTAATAAGTAATGGATAGTATCCGATCACCAGTACCTCGGTAGGGAGGGTATATAGACTCTGAGAATGCGAAGGAGAAAATGttccacattggaaagttgtgAAACCTAGTAAGGGCTTATAattaaggagttgggctactccccctattgccaattggttAAGGGGTGGAATcgcaacttccttcatggtattaGAGTGGGTTAGCCTATGTGTGAAAACTCAATGGTCACACGTGCTCCACGTCACCTAATATGTGTTGTCCaagtgttaggcttgaaaattcgccACATGTGTAGGagcgtgtgagaatgtgatCGGTAACAATGTCTCACATTGGAAGTTGAAAAATCTAGTAAGGGCTTATAATGAGTTGGGCTACTTCCCCTATTACCAATTGGTTTTgaggtggaacctcaacttcatTCATAGACAACATATGCTAAAGCTAAATTTTGGCAAAGTGGTGGTATAATAAGCATGAGAATGTGCAAACATAGGCTTAGCCAAGTTGGCTAGAGTGGATGTGCTTCTCATTCTACATTGATCTGAGTTTGAATCTCCCTCTCtgtaatttagattaatttaaaataggcttttgcttgtattaaaaataaataaatatatatatgtataaaacaAAGCATGAGAAGGTTTTTCAAAGCGTGGTCGAGGGTGAAAGCCGCTTCGTATTAGGGCTCTATATTGTCTTTGTTATTAAGGTTAAAGATGAGTCATCGGCCAGtgcaaattatgatgttgaagTCTGGGATCATTATGGTTTATGAGATTTCATATCCTTCCGCAAAagaacctaattaaattgggtgatctcaaattttatttggaGAATGTTCAATAATGTTTTTGGCTATGAGAAGGGAAGGGATTGCTATGAGTGGGGGTGGGTCATGGGTGGCTAATGATAGGTTTGTGGTTTTTCTCTAttgatttttataattaaaaaatttatttagacttttaaaaacaaaataacaattagAGTTAACAATGTTAGGGTTAAAGTTAATTAAATAGATAGGtgtcaaaagttaaaaattgGAGTGTCGTATCTTGGACCATTAGATTATTAGAATGGTCTAGATGTCACGAAATATGGGTAAATGCACAACGTCTAATTGTAGAGGGCTCAGAATccattattttaatatattatcatttttgtttataattaaaaaaaaattaataagttGGTCTCCAAACTAAGTATTCTAAATCTGTTTTAAATCGCGCGTATGAAATCCTTAAATGGAAAGAGAAAGTGGGttaagataatttttttcttctgaaaaCCCTAGGCCCCTCTCTCCCAAGATACACTCTAGAGTTGTTTTCACTTTGAGGGGAGGAAGCGAATattcttcctcctctctccccttctctctttctcctttctcCTCTCTTCCCCCATTTCCAGAGACAGAAGGTTTCCCtatttgtctttattttgttatgattttcctccACTCATCATAGGCAGATGCGTCTAGGTGTCGGATCTCCACCTGCGTTTCGGTTTTAGATCTCTACCACCATCCTTTTTGCTATTTCCtcatgtttggaataagtggcatagactctttgggttttctgtgtagttttcacatctcctttgtgagagttttatttgtattgttatggcttgattttttcaagctttatctttttttggttgttttgagTTCGCACTCTTAGTTTGGATGTCTATGCCAACGTTTCTTCGATTGTGCGTGATCATTATGGAGGAGCCCCAGATTGTCTAAATTTTTATGTTAGATCGCTCCATTATTGTAATGGCTCTTTGCGGCTAGCTTTTATTGGCTCTTTGTGGCCATTGGCTTTTTAAACTTAATTATGAATACAATTctagaatttctcaaccaaaaaaatcctTAAGGGTCTGTTTGGATGAGAGATTTAGGCATGGGATTTGGGCTTCGTGGGATTTATAAATCTCAATCGGCCAAATGCCTTGTTTGGCAAGCCCAAAAGGAGGAACTTCATAAATGACTTGGGATTTTGAGGAGGGATTTGTAAAGCCCaaatcccattttgaaataaCGCCTAAACAGGCGTTATTTGAAATTTCCACGCTCGAACGCAAACACGGCCTCAACACAGAACCACGACCAATGCCAACAACGTCAATGAACACCAACGACCAAGGATGACGAATGCCAACGACCAAGACCGACCAATGCCGAGTAATGCCAACAACACCAACGGCACAAATTCTCAtatctttcctcttctctctacTCTATCAGTCCCTCTGTGTGATTATTAgatattatttcaaatttctaCAATATAAGCTTAGATTAGTTTCAATGTTTACTTCCAActtgatttatttgattttggttcAATTTATGATGGATTTAGGGTTCATTTTTGACTGCGTTAGGGTTTCTCAGACAAAGGGAGATTTGGAGTTTAATTTGTGATGAAGTGTATGAATTTTGATCTACTTTGTTCACTCAATCTAATCTCATCTCTTGTTTTCcctacacacacacaaaaacaaaaaaaacaaaaaaaaaaagcaacaaaataATTAGCCAAACAAGGAACTTTACTAATTCCATCATTTTGAAGCCCTTCGCCTTAAAATCTCATCACTTCAAAATCATCCAAACACAACCTAAATGTTTGGATGTCTAAAATAGCCTAGATGTACCATTAGACCCATAATCTAAGTGGGGGCAACGCAAGATTGCCCCAAGTGTGGATGATCCTACCAACTTTCCCCTCTGTTAAAAGGGAACTGTCCTCATGCTCAAAATTTGAGGTAACTAGGTCGTTATGTTAATCAAATTTGACTTAAGGATACCATAATATTTTGCATATTCTGTTGTTTCTATGATGGTCAAATCGTGAATTAAGGACACTCTTTGTCCTTTTGAAGCCATGTTTGGGTTTATTaactataataataattttcatcTTAGTCATAGTTTGGACAATTAGGCCATGTTTGGCATGCCTCACTATGCCTCACTGGACTAAACTGGGTTAAATAGTCCTTGAaatccatgtttggtaaggaAAGAGATTAAGTTAAATGGGATTATATAGTCcaatggggaaaaaaaaacattggaCTCGCTTGTCTAATATAGCAAGCTCGAAACATGGTATACAAAATAGCGAGAGTGCTATTTTGAACACGCGAATCTAGCTGgataccaccaccaccatcaaacACGCGAGCCTGAAACATCAAAcataccaccaccaccatgatGCCACGACCGTCAGACCACTAGCATCAAACCCATAACCAGCCATCACAAACCCAATTgaaccatcatcatcacccaATCAGTCAATCGAACcatcatcaaaataaaaaatggcatgggaaggaagaaaaaaaaaagggggggccaaggaagaaaaggaagaagaaaacacgaatgagagaagaggaaggaagaaagaaaaagaaaataaaaaaaaagttagttttagtctttaaaaaatataagaattttatttatttatagtcaaaatctttaattaaaattaactattaaaataattattttttagttcgACACAACACCAAAtataggtcttcactatttttacaatccaacTTGTTAGTCCGACGCGACGCCAAACATAGGTCAATACTTAATTCAACTTAGTCCAATCCAAGACCGTCTTAGaatttagtccagtccatgacagtccGTTGCATCAAATGACCCCTTAGTGTGATTGTCATCGCCATCATAGTCATCGACAcctaaatttgttttctatacAGTCGATCAATATTTTTATCGCACTATGCAGGAATTTTAAAatcagacttcatcaccatGCCAGCTATTTGAAAACTAATTGATGAATTAAGTGCTCAACCTAAGGCTGGTTTGTGTTTGGTTTGATGAGCCGTGTAActgaaaaagataaatatatatatgaatgttgctaaacgaaccttaaaattaactgagtgcACCATATGATCTAAGTGCAccctaatatttaaatcaacatataaaattaactactttatttaactaccaaaaatatccTTGATACACCCTAATATCATACAACACTAAACCCAttcattaatttaaatattatattgttgATGACACCAGTGAGTACCAATGAACACTCGGCAGTGGTTGGTGAATAGTcgataatttttcaaaattttatgttgTGAACTTATGAATAAACTATAAaggaactatatatatatatatatatatatatatatataatagctaataggaaagtgaaaaatacaAGTTGCCCAATAGCTTAAAAGGTTCTCTGAGCAGTAGGGGCAATTATCATTGTGCGATTTTCTCCATCTGATTgtaatatttgaaatttttgagaGCTTATCTACTTGcatgattttcttttactacTCTGTGGGAATTGCCTACATTTGTTGATGAACCATGTATGTGTT
Protein-coding regions in this window:
- the LOC18773561 gene encoding probable pectinesterase 29, producing the protein MSTILALLLVFLSALNAQPDISRTILVDKRGGGNFTTLKQAIDSIPSNNLLWTRITTVFIEKIVIPKDKPYIILQGDLKYPSVVEYGDGGNVVESPTFKLEADNFVARNIVFKNTYNRPNNGKKIIQAPAASLTGDKASFYHCKFISVQDTLHDGLGRHYFNDCFVEGAIDFIWGNGQSIYEKCKIISVTDRIGRAGFITAQGRSAANEPTGYVFNDCHVNGTGPIFLGRPYRNYSRVVFASTYMENIITPEGWSEWLTGPLNLTTFSEVNCKGPGADMSRRVSWEKKLSTEEVAYFTTTASFIDKEGWLEKQPK